A genomic region of Tigriopus californicus strain San Diego chromosome 1, Tcal_SD_v2.1, whole genome shotgun sequence contains the following coding sequences:
- the LOC131892788 gene encoding uncharacterized protein LOC131892788, with protein sequence MFLSFPGFVFLCSRNTQECFKWIIGTSNWIPSSPMLHKHIFTVEVTKMGGSYWIIGGVTGGNEESHGLSEYLSSDGKWRNGSVNHPGVFTGLATISDHELFVIGGATSLVSAWRNSAHVLNVRTQAAREVGGGLSFAMMRTSCTRFRLKNGTEVVLCVGGRCDSCQATPNVNHNQVIVFNIEHEWLMLKPEWDLPVRGRGANLFVSRDGILYLLGGGTFETKSFQFNEGGSPVWVPIHPVPNSDDFMAFEISYIRT encoded by the exons ATGTTCCTAAGTTTCCCTGGATTTGTGTTCTTGTGTAGTAGAAACACTCAAGAGTGCTTCAAATGGATTATCGGCACCTCAAACTGGATCCCTTCCTCGCCCATGCTTCACAAACATATCTTCACCGTCGAAGTCACCAAAATGGGAGGGAGTTATTGGATTATCGGTGGAGTCACGGGCGGCAACGAAG AAAGTCATGGCCTTTCCGAGTACCTGTCATCTGATGGGAAATGGCGCAACGGATCTGTCAATCATCCCGGCGTTTTTACCGGATTAGCGACCATTTCCGACCACGAACTCTTTGTCATTGGCGGGGCGACAAGTCTAGTCAGTGCTTGGCGAAATTCTGCCCACGTTTTGAACGTCAGGACGCAAGCCGCTCGAGAGGTTGGGGGTGGGTTATCATTTGCTATGATGCGCACCTCCTGTACCCGATTCCGACTCAAGAACGGAACGGAGGTAGTCTTATGTGTGGGTGGCAGATGCGACTCTTGTCAGGCTACGCCTAATGTGAACCATAACCAGGTGATTGTTTTCAATATTGAGCACGAATGGCTGATGCTCAAACCGGAATGGGACCTCCCGGTCAGAGGACGGGGCGCCAATCTGTTTGTCTCCAGGGATGGGATTTTGTATCTCTTAGGGGGAGGCACATTTGAAACGAAGAGCTTTCAGTTCAACGAAGGAGGTTCCCCGGTCTGGGTTCCTATTCATCCGGTCCCTAACTCCGATGATTTTATGGCCTTTGAAATATCATACATTAGAACATAA